In Zingiber officinale cultivar Zhangliang chromosome 6A, Zo_v1.1, whole genome shotgun sequence, a single genomic region encodes these proteins:
- the LOC121997642 gene encoding protein Brevis radix-like 1 isoform X1, which produces MLTCIACSKQVGAATASSRDVSGGVESPIHDPDDEDVADGDATPSTRQAIKALTSQIRDMALKASGGYRHCKPCAGAAAGSRRRPHRRRGYADSEVGSGSERFHYAYQRAGMSSESTPRAAALDREVEVRLKGISIGERTPSVSGRTEAASAFLEESEEEPKEWVAQVEPGVLITFLSIPQGGNDLKRIHFSREMFNKWQAQRWWAENCDKVIELYNVQRFNRQIVPLSTLRRSEDEVKEECQICSKEDSFATPPLGKELLPRNLHRPLMGDGGIGYSSSDSFDQHQGCRGHSLGHPRHARHYYDSGCLTSTPKRSSISGARTETSSMDASVRTCSSPDEVEHSGEISVSISNASDLNREWVEEDEPGVYITIRELPGGIRELQRIRFSRERFGEMAARLWWEENRTRIQEEYL; this is translated from the exons ATGCTGACGTGCATCGCCTGCTCGAAGCAGGTCGGTGCCGCCACTGCATCCTCCCGGGATGTTTCCGGCGGCGTCGAATCGCCGATCCATGATCCGGATGACGAAGACGTAGCCGACGGCGACGCCACGCCCAGCACCCGCCAGGCCATCAAAGCTCTCACCTCTCAG ATTAGGGACATGGCATTGAAAGCTTCGGGCGGGTACCGGCACTGCAAGCCGTGCGCCGGAGCGGCTGCAGGGAGTCGGCGCCGCCCCCATCGCCGCAGGGGCTACGCGGACTCCGAGGTGGGATCTGGGTCGGAGCGGTTCCACTACGCGTATCAGCGGGCCGGAATGAGCTCGGAATCCACGCCGCGGGCGGCGGCGTTGGACCGCGAAGTGGAGGTGCGGCTCAAGGGGATCTCCATCGGGGAGAGGACCCCGTCGGTGAGCGGCCGGACGGAGGCTGCGTCGGCCTTCTTGGAGGAGAGCGAAGAAGAGCCGAAGGAGTGGGTGGCGCAGGTGGAGCCAGGAGTGCTAATCACCTTTCTCTCGATCCCTCAGGGCGGCAACGACCTCAAGAGGATTCATTTCAG CCGTGAGATGTTTAACAAGTGGCAAGCACAGAGGTGGTGGGCTGAAAACTGTGACAAGGTCATCGAGCTTTACAATGTCCAGAGATTCAATCGGCAAATTGTTCCACTTTCAACTTTGCGTAGATCCGAGGATGAGGTGAAAGAAGAATGCCAAATA TGCTCAAAGGAGGACAGCTTTGCAACACCACCACTCGGCAAAGAGCTGCTTCCTCGTAATCTCCACAGGCCGTTGATGGGAGATGGTGGAATTGGGTACTCATCATCTGATTCTTTTGATCAACACCAAGGTTGCAGAGGCCATAGCCTTGGCCATCCTCGGCATGCACGCCACTACTATGACTCTGGTTGCCTCACTTCAACCCCAAAGCGTTCTAGCATTAGTGGTGCAAGGACAGAGACATCATCAATGGATGCTTCAGTAAGAACATGTTCATCACCTGATGAGGTGGAACATTCTGGGGAAATCTCAGTATCTATTAGCAATGCTAGTGATCTTAACAGGGAATGGGTAGAAGAAGATGAACCAGGTGTCTACATCACAATCCGTGAATTGCCAGGAGGTATCAGGGAACTTCAACGCATTCGATTCAG CCGAGAGAGGTTTGGAGAGATGGCCGCGAGGCTGTGGTGGGAAGAGAACCGCACCAGGATACAGGAGGAATATCTTTGA
- the LOC121997642 gene encoding protein Brevis radix-like 1 isoform X2, which yields MLTCIACSKQVGAATASSRDVSGGVESPIHDPDDEDVADGDATPSTRQAIKALTSQIRDMALKASGGYRHCKPCAGAAAGSRRRPHRRRGYADSEVGSGSERFHYAYQRAGMSSESTPRAAALDREVEVRLKGISIGERTPSVSGRTEAASAFLEESEEEPKEWVAQVEPGVLITFLSIPQGGNDLKRIHFSREMFNKWQAQRWWAENCDKVIELYNVQRFNRQIVPLSTLRRSEDECSKEDSFATPPLGKELLPRNLHRPLMGDGGIGYSSSDSFDQHQGCRGHSLGHPRHARHYYDSGCLTSTPKRSSISGARTETSSMDASVRTCSSPDEVEHSGEISVSISNASDLNREWVEEDEPGVYITIRELPGGIRELQRIRFSRERFGEMAARLWWEENRTRIQEEYL from the exons ATGCTGACGTGCATCGCCTGCTCGAAGCAGGTCGGTGCCGCCACTGCATCCTCCCGGGATGTTTCCGGCGGCGTCGAATCGCCGATCCATGATCCGGATGACGAAGACGTAGCCGACGGCGACGCCACGCCCAGCACCCGCCAGGCCATCAAAGCTCTCACCTCTCAG ATTAGGGACATGGCATTGAAAGCTTCGGGCGGGTACCGGCACTGCAAGCCGTGCGCCGGAGCGGCTGCAGGGAGTCGGCGCCGCCCCCATCGCCGCAGGGGCTACGCGGACTCCGAGGTGGGATCTGGGTCGGAGCGGTTCCACTACGCGTATCAGCGGGCCGGAATGAGCTCGGAATCCACGCCGCGGGCGGCGGCGTTGGACCGCGAAGTGGAGGTGCGGCTCAAGGGGATCTCCATCGGGGAGAGGACCCCGTCGGTGAGCGGCCGGACGGAGGCTGCGTCGGCCTTCTTGGAGGAGAGCGAAGAAGAGCCGAAGGAGTGGGTGGCGCAGGTGGAGCCAGGAGTGCTAATCACCTTTCTCTCGATCCCTCAGGGCGGCAACGACCTCAAGAGGATTCATTTCAG CCGTGAGATGTTTAACAAGTGGCAAGCACAGAGGTGGTGGGCTGAAAACTGTGACAAGGTCATCGAGCTTTACAATGTCCAGAGATTCAATCGGCAAATTGTTCCACTTTCAACTTTGCGTAGATCCGAGGATGAG TGCTCAAAGGAGGACAGCTTTGCAACACCACCACTCGGCAAAGAGCTGCTTCCTCGTAATCTCCACAGGCCGTTGATGGGAGATGGTGGAATTGGGTACTCATCATCTGATTCTTTTGATCAACACCAAGGTTGCAGAGGCCATAGCCTTGGCCATCCTCGGCATGCACGCCACTACTATGACTCTGGTTGCCTCACTTCAACCCCAAAGCGTTCTAGCATTAGTGGTGCAAGGACAGAGACATCATCAATGGATGCTTCAGTAAGAACATGTTCATCACCTGATGAGGTGGAACATTCTGGGGAAATCTCAGTATCTATTAGCAATGCTAGTGATCTTAACAGGGAATGGGTAGAAGAAGATGAACCAGGTGTCTACATCACAATCCGTGAATTGCCAGGAGGTATCAGGGAACTTCAACGCATTCGATTCAG CCGAGAGAGGTTTGGAGAGATGGCCGCGAGGCTGTGGTGGGAAGAGAACCGCACCAGGATACAGGAGGAATATCTTTGA